From the Gossypium hirsutum isolate 1008001.06 chromosome A02, Gossypium_hirsutum_v2.1, whole genome shotgun sequence genome, the window tttataagttattaaaggtctaaattaaaattttactattttaagggCATAACCCCTAGGTCTCTACTACGCTCCGCCattgttaataaatttaatttttattatttagattaGAAATAAGATTAAGAAtttgtaaaaagtaaaaatattaagccaaaataaaagaattaaaactcACAAATTCCCTATAATACATAactaattgtagaatttaacctaaaaataaataaatgatataaaaaGGTCTCAACCCTTCTGCATTCCATTGATTATGTCGAGATATCCTTTAAGATAATCAACAACTCTACTATAATCAGGGACATTGTCTTTGATACCAGGGTGTTCGCTGAAATGCCTCATCCATGCATGCAGGCGTGGGAAGGTATCCACTTTAATGAACTTCACTCCCATGACATCTTCCATAGGCGCAAAATAATGAATAACCATTCCAAAAACAATATCAGCTATGCCAATTTGGTCACCCCCAAAGAACTTTTTGTCTCCAAGACCATGTTCCTCAATGGTTCTCAGAATTTTAAAGTTGTTGTCCATTGCCTTTTGTTGTTCTTCGCCGAATTTATGAAAGAATTCCCACATTGGTCGAATCTGCAAGcataatattaataatgttagGGTCAAATATCATTGATAGGGGTGTTCAAATTtcagttaaaattaaattaattgatcaaatCGATCCAATTCGATTAATTGATCGATTAACCTATTTAATTCAGTCAGAGGttgattaatgattttttaaaaattcagttatcggttaattcagtttgaaatcaggtaattaatcaaattaatcgaacttataattattattatatattatatgtagtaGTTAATTCGGTTAGTTCGGTCAAATgaatattatcaatttatttattttttaatatattttatacttgttttaacaaaaaaaaaccaaaaacatataaatttcgattCAATTAACggttaaaggattaaaaagttcaattaatttaattaatattagttcAGTTCGATTAACTATTTAAACACCCCTAATCATCGATCTCTCTACAAATGTCTTAAAACTAGACTTGTCGATTGGATgtgtcaatttaattttaaatcatgCCAAttcgagtttaatttttttttattagtttcaaTTATTTTGGATTTGAGTTGTTTGAAGTTTATGTCATTTTACAGTTCAGGCCACTTGGATTTTCtagttggtttttttttaatcattgagtgatttttatttgattcattttaaattACTTGCTCGATGCATTTTCGAGTTTGCATTAGGCGAATTATACCTATAAATTCTAATTCGAACTCCAATCAAtttgaatataaatttaaaaaaaatttatacgaCCTTAAAATGACCCTTATGCTGAATGATTAAAATGACCCTTATGCTGAATGACCCAaattcaaaatgaactaattttatttaaacccgATATAACTTAACCCAAAAAAATTAACtagttaagaaaaaaaatcatccatcttaaaacattttgaaatattttgatCTCAAAAGTTAATCCGAAcacaaaataacccaaaattttaaaacccgAACTAATCCCACCTAAATTGATCCAATCCGAAGCTAATTTAACACTCTCAATTGACACTATTTAAATTATTGACTTTTTATGATAAAATCagattgaattaattaaattgaatttttagattCGAGTAGAGATGAATCACTTAGAAACAAACATAAACCCTAccttaaaaacataaagaaaaaagtAAATCAATCGAAGACCAAGGACAATAACAAGGAAACACACGACAAACTTCGAAGAACAAAACAAAACATCTTGATAACACATACCTTTTCATCAATGAATTTGGCCCAAAACCTGGCTACGGATCTCTCATAAGCATCTTTCGGCAGCAAAGGACTCTGTGGCCACACCTCATCTATGTATTCTAAAATAACCAATGACTCTGCAATTGGCTTTCCACCATGAACAAGCACTGGGATCTTCTTATAAACCGGGTTGTACTTCAACAACAACTCGCTCTTATTGTGAGGGATATCTTCATCAATGTATTCATAATCCACACCTTTAAGTTTCAAAGCCCAAATGACCCTTAGACTGAAAGTACTTgcccaaaatccaaacaacttcaCTTCATCATCCATGGTGTGTGAGGTTTGGTCTCTGGTTTGGTTGTTCTTGGTTAGCTTAAATGCAATTTTCAATCTCTGCATTAGGGGTTTTCTTTTTTCAAGCAAATGGAGTACACTTGGCTTGGATTGAATTTTCAACCCCAATCATTTGCGTCATGGATGATGCAACTGAAATGACTATGCTATGCTTTGCTGCAATTTATTCTTCACTTTAATAATATTTCTATGTTGATAACTAGGATAAACATGACATAATCAATAGAAtatttgcaattaagtccttaaaTTGTGGGttaattttagtgtttatatttttaaaattcaaaatttaattatgaTGCAAATAGTAGTAGTTAAATATGTTAAGTAAAATTATACTATTAATCTTATATTATgcgtaagttgtggatttaatctatattttttaatttggttttttaatctttatatttttcaaattcagcgTTGATTCaaatagaagtttttaaattcATCAACTGaaataacatgattttttttttgaatattataCGGAAATAACAAAACTAACATGATGTTACATATAAGATAATATGGTTGGTGCATAAAATTTTAGAAGTAGCAGAATTTACCTTAATGAATTTGATCGTTACTACTTAGGTTGGAACTGaaacttcaaatttcaaaaagcAGTAGGATATCAAATTAGAATATACggattaaattactaatttatctaaaatacagtagctaatagcaaaatttgatcTTTAATAAATAATAGATTATGGCATTGGCATGCTTACTatgtgtttgaaaaaaaaatatgtaaaagatatatttataataaaatacaaaaaaaagggtTTGAAGAATATGATGTCTTAGATTTAAATTTCATCATGTGTGAATAGTTTTAACTTGAGGTGCTCATGGGCTAGTTAGGGCATAAtcaaaattttagactcatttGTTAGGCTCGAGCTCGGCCCAACaaaaaaaatgggcctaaaattctGCCCAGTCTTAATtggaaaaaaatgttaaaattcggGCATGACccgtatttattaattttttatattattttttaatataaaaattttaaaatatatataatatattaaaattactaaaaacattaaaataaatatttcctaacaatttaaaaataaattagaaaaatatgtatacttaaataacactaatatatgtgcaacttaacaagtaaatgcctctaaagtagtaataaaattaacaataaaataagagttatataatGACAACAAAATGGTAGAACATAATAGTGGAAttgtagcaaaatagtgaaaaagagagcaacaaaacagtaaaaagtttttttttttgcatattcaaGCCGGACCAAGCAAAAAAAGCCTTACACgagaaaacaaattttattttttacctaaattcatttttcaagcctatTTTTTTATGCAAATCTTCCTATTTTTCGGGTAAACCTTCGGCTCAGGCCATCTAATTTTAACTAGGCAATTAAATTAATATCGTTTGAGCGAGACTAAATttgtaaaattcaaaaagtataaaaacAAAATCTAATTAAAAGCTGAAGCTGATCAACTTAAAATACAAATACTAAATCCATAgcttatgaaaaataaaaagaattaaagtatTTTTCATGATGCATCTTAAATTAATTGAGTTTGGTGACAATTAAAGTGTGgttttaacaaaattaaaccaatcaattgaattaaaattttatagtgaATCGATTTAATTCGTAATATATAAtcggaaaataaattaaattattatgaaaaattgagattaaatgatAGTAGTTCAATTGgttatgtaatttttttcaaaattgtttttttatttaattattattgaatgGGTTGTTTAAAAAACTAACTTGGAAATAATTATGTGAGGGATTTAACCCCAATCTAATTGTTATAATATTAATCCAAAGAATCCAAACTGATCTTTTTTACAAAGACATTAATCCAaagatgtttttattttaaattaaaatatgttataattttttccgtaaatttagaatttagttcttgtattgatatttttaagaatttaaattttttagattttaaaatttaatttcaatcattaaaattattttgataaaatttgataccaaagaatatttcttttatttcaaagcattatactaataatttaataaaataataatacagtccattgaacttaaattttgaaatatgaataataaaataattaaatttccaaaaataaaatacatatttgaaatttataaaaattagatggatatattacatattttaacattatttttatcgCTTGGCTTTTTCAAGAACTCATTAATAAGAGCGGGCAAAATCTAATTCAGTtagaaaaatttgataaaaatttaaattttgaattaaatagtttgagttatttgaatcaactcgaataaaataattaaaacttttcgatttaactcaaatatgaattaAACAATTCGAATTATCCAAAAATCTGAATAAAAAAATTGtgtcattttgataaatattttttgtttctaaaattaaaagtcaactattaaattaaaaagcaaaattGCATCATTTTGTTAAATGCTTACCTATCGGCCTtacttatataattaaataattttatactctatctactaattaaataattaatttatataaataaaatattaaatataaataataaaaattattaccTCGActtaaattaacattttttacttgatttaaaaaaatatttaatttacattCTCAAAGTTTTTTAACTAGATTCCACCTTGTGAACATCATTTACATCAGTTTGTgacataaaaaataattgtagTGATTATGTTGAAATCAAACACTAATTTTCAGTCACAGGAAACCACAATCCTTTTTGCATTATTTCCCAATTTTTAGTTCTTAAATTATCaagaattcatttttttatagtgATTATGTTGAGACTTCAGATTTCCtataaatttttcttattttcaagaagtCTACAACTTCAGTGTAAATCGGGGATTTTGTCTTTGATCGTAGGGTGTTCGCTGAAATGCTTGATCCAAGCATGCAGCCGTGTGAAGCTATCGGCTTTGATAAACTTATATCCGACCATCTCTTCCATAGGCGCCAACATATGAATAACCATTCCAAAAACGAGTTCAGCCTCGCCAATTCCATTAAAGAGAGCAGCAGCGGCTGGCCTAAGCTAAGCTACCAagcaaaagaggaagaagaagaagaatagatGGTTTCAGTGTCAGGCATCTGCGCCAAAAGGGTAGCGGTGAGTGCAAGGCATCACATTCCAGGAAGGTTGGCTTCCATATTGGCCAAGGAGTTATTGAATGGCCAAAAATTAGTGGTGGTGAGATGTGAAGAGATTTGCATGTCGGGTGTATTAGTAGTATGAACCCTAAGCCTTCTTATGATCCCATCCACTTTTGTGCTCCTGCAAAGATCTCCAGCGTACCATTCGTGGGTGTGTTTTTCTTTTCGAGGTTTATTTTAGTGTGTTTTTGAAGTTCTTTATTTGGTGCTGTGAATGAAAATGATGGAATTTTCTGGGTTTTTTATGCTTGGTAATTTGGGAAGTGTTTATTATGAACTTTTTTTTCAAGGATTTTTAGCTATTTATTTGAAATTCTATTCTATGATTTGGGTATTGGAATATATTGTGAAGAACCAAAGGAATCTGTGAGTTTTGTTATGTTTGATATCAAAATTGATGAttggtagagtttggtattgattcCTTATTATTAGAGATCTGTGAGTTTGTTATGCTTGAGGTGTATGGGTGAAGAAATGAATGAGAGTAGTATGGTGTGCTTGAGGTGTCATTATTGCTGAATTTAGAGAAAACTATTAGCTGAGAAGGTTATGAATCTTATGGTGCAAAGGCAATGTATTTGGCTTCAGGATATATGAAGTAAAGTATATAACTCAGCTTGACTTTTATTTTCCTTATGGTAATTGATATATGCTTTGATTGCAAGATGATTCCTCACAGGATCAAGCGTGGAGCAGCTGCTTTTGCTCGCTTGAAGGCTTATGAGAGGATTCCAGCGACAGGTCCTGATGCTCTCAAGTGAGCTTTTGAGTAGTCGGTTTCTTTTGCCGAATTTAGAATTTGATTTACATACTTGCTTCAATGGCTAATTTGTCATGTTTCCAatgttttctttgttctttcggtTTTTTAAATTGGTGGAGAAAATAGCGTTACCCTGGAGTAAATATGACATAAAACATTGAATGGTTTTGGTTGAAGTAAAACCACCAAACTTCACTTCAAATGCATTGTTGTCTAGTGTTTCTAGTTCATGCTTTTGATTGAATCCTTCAGTTGGTTAGGTTGATGGTCCTCCTGAGAAGAAAGCCGAGCCAGAGCCCTCATTCGAGACCAGCAAGAGTAGTTCCTGCTCAGGAGAAGTTCATCAAGTTTCTAGAAGACAGCCAATATGCACCCGTGAAGTTGGCACCATCTGGTTTTGTTCTTACTTCTTAGAGACCTGCACCCTAATGAACCGGAGGCGCTGTCCCTAACCAAAGCGCTTCTGTCTGTGGCTTCTCCAGCAAGTGGATCAGCAGCAGGTCAACAGAATTCCTCATCAGCTATGGCCATCAATGATGGACCTCAGCCCCCTCAACCTTTTGAGTTCACATCCTGATCTTGCCCTGGTTTCGGGTCGGCGATAGTTTTTAGAGACAAACGGTGTTTTGTGCATGGGATGAGAGATGTTCCCTACTttacatgtgttaaattgattacCCTTTTGTGCATGGCTTTGCATTTCAATTGATGCTGTTCCCAttgtttttacttttctttttatttagaaattgttATATAAATGATCATCCATTATTCTCATTTTAATTTAAGCTgaaaattgtaatatttattttgaatattacaATGGCTAGAACTACACATAATCCTATTATATTCACAAGTGAacttatatcaatttaatcaggAAAATTACTAgaaaactattttttaataaagtaataaatattaatacaatGGTGTTTTCATCTTTTGCTATTTGTACATGAAATGCTTAAATAAAAGCACTGAAAGTTAGATGTATAAAGATTAAGCCTGAGTTTATACGAAAACTTAGTTATGAATGCTTTACCGCTCTACGTCTAAATaatattgacaaaaaaaaaatactaaataaacttttttataaatataattttaatattagtttttttttcactCGTGGATATaacaaaattcaatatttttgaaattgaaagtcgattaatataattttgaatttccaaaatgaaaatcaacTTGATTTAACAGTTTTACCCGACCTACAACTTAACAAAACTAAAATAGACGAATTCAATCACTTTATTCCGTTTAACTTAACTATTCCACACCCATTTTTGCCCCTTCACTGGCTAGGCTTTGAATGAAACGTGGAGAGCAAGCAACGAAATTTTCTGAAGAAAACTATACTCTCCTATTTGCTTCTTCCTCCTTATACTTTCTTCTgatgtttctttcttctttctttctttgtttgcttaatAATATCTGTATGTAAATTCTTAGAATTCTTTTGCTACTTGAAATTTGGGCAAAGCATCAACCTATTCATCTCTTTAAGAAGACCAAAACCAACACCCAAGAAAATAATCTACTAACCATGAGGCCTGGAATAATTTGATGAAgcaatttcatttttattcttcatCTTCTAAATAATTTCACAGTATCTGAGAgttggaaagaaagaaagatggaagTTCAACATTTCAGCCATCACCATCCTTTGGTCTTCATCCAAGATCACAGTGTTGCAAGCAAACCAGGTCTTTGCCTTGGGTGTGAGAAGCCTGTAGAGGGCTGGAGCTACGGCTGCAATCAATGTGAGTTTTATCTTCATAAGGGATGTGCTGAGTTAGAGTTAGGCCCCCAGATTCAGCATCCTTTTCACCCCGAACACCCTCTCACTCTTTTGCCACAATCACCTTATGGGGGCGCCAAACTGGTGCAGTTTGTGTTGTAAGATATTTCAGGGCTTTGCTTATAATTGTTATGATTGTGAGTTTGATCTGCACATCAATTGTGCTTTGATTCAATCATCCATTGCTGCAAATTTTCCTAATTCTTTGCATCCCCATCCTTTACACTTCATTCAAAACCATAACAAGGAAGTCGAGCCTGATTGCACCGGTTGTCAAAAACCAATATCTGGTCCATTTTACTACTGTTCAGATTGCAATGTGCTGAACTGCCCCTTGAGATTAATCACGCCTACGATCGTAAGCATCCTCTTATACTCTTGCCACAACCACCTACTCATCCCCGGAAATGTAGTTGCTCTTTGTGCAAAATCCAATGGAGCGGGTTTGTTTATTCTTGCTCTCTTTGCAACTTTCACCTTTCGCTTGCCGATTTTTTTTCACAACAAACACTCACTGATGCAAGTCATGAACACCCGTGGATGCTTATATCAAGAAAAATGTCAtttatttgtgatttttgtgGCACCGCCGGAGAACACTCCCCCTGTTACTGTGCTACATGTCACCTTCTTGTCCACAAGAATTGCATTTCATTGCCACGCCACATCATGATAACACGACATTATCACACGATTTCTCTTTCCTATTTTCTTCGATAAAATCAAGTTGAGGATTGGATGTGCAGAATTTGTTACGAAGAAGTTGATATAAGCTATGGCCATTACCGTTGTCCTGCTTCTCGTTGCCATTATATTGCTCACGTATGTTGTGCAACTGATAAAGCAATTTGGGATGGAACAATTATGCTGGAAGGCTATGATGAGAGGTCCGAGGAAGTGTTGCGTGAACCTCGGAATTAATTACTGATGTTGTCGAACAAATTAGTATTGGAGAGCTAATGGTAGCAAGCGAGATCAAGCATTCCTATCATGATCATAATTTAAGACTCATTTTTAGTGGGAAGACCAAAGATGATGATAGTCAGTGTGATGGGTGCACGAGGCCTATATCAACCCCTTTTTATAGTTGTAAGCAATGCAAGTTCTTTCTCCATAAAGATTACGCTGAACTGCCAAAAGAAATGCGGCACCCATTTCACAAGCATTTGCTTACTCTCCCAAACTCACACAATGAGGATAATATTTCATGGTGTTGTGCTTGCTGTCGTTGGTATCAAGGATTTAGCTACCGATGCTACAGAGATTGCAGCTTCAGAATTGACATTCATTGTATGTTATTTTCGGACACCTTGAAGCATCCATGTCATGAGCATTTACTGTTTCTTGTCCACAACAATGAGGGAACAAGTTGCAGTGCTTGTTTCAAAAGACTAGACTCAGGGGCTGTTGCATATAGATGCATGAAGCGCTGTGATTTCAATTTAGATGTAGGTTGTGCAACACTGCCATTCACTGCTTGGTACAAGTATGATAGACATCCTCTTACTTTGACTTATTCTTATGATTCTGAGCCTTCTCGACTTCACTGCGATCTCTGCGAGAAAAAAAGAGAGCCATATCATTGGTTTTACTACTGTGCTGATTGTGATAACTCTCTGCATCTCAATTGTGCTGTTGAAGATCTCCCAtatatgaagcttgggaacaAACTCGAATTTTATCATCCACATCCAGTCACTGTTGTGAAAAACATCTGGAACTGCCCTCCATGTAAGGTATGTGGTGAGCTTTGTAATGGGCAAGCCCTAAAATGTAAAGAATTTGAATGTAACTTTACCGTCCACTGGGGTTGCCGTTGGAGACTCAAATGAAGCATTTCAATGGTGTTCCACTCAAGTTTAACAAAGAAGCCGCAACATCACAGGTGTGTTCTGTCCATCTGGATGAGTTTACCAGATTTGGTAATAATTGGTGATGGCCTTTGTTGTtcttatcatgtttattattgttttttaagtAGTAGAAGGTTGTGTTAGATGAAACATTATTTGTAACTACATAATGTTgtgtttcaaaatttaaatacagGAATGAATGAGAAAAAATCATTAATGACATAAAAAATTCGGTACATAGACGGACAGTAATGGgagccaaatttttttttgaaatttttataatttttttaaaaatttctcattatgtttttccaaatttttataaatttgtaattaaactTTTTAACAGTTCTGAAAATTCTTATTAAGCCCTCTAAATATTTTAAGTTTTGAGAATTCTCATTAAGTTGGTGTAATTTATCTCCTCCAAATTTGTAatgataaaaaatgataatagCATATTCAACCCCTATACTTTATCAAAATATCTAATATGGTATCTtcacttttaaaatattaattctgATACTTAAACTTTAATTCCATTTATTATTGCCATATATCCTTCTAATAGAGTTAAAATCTTACACCAGAATGCAACCAATTGTATGCTGTGATGTGGCACTATtagttagaaaaattttaatcaaagtcAAGGGATTTGACAATAATTAtaccaatatttattttaaaggca encodes:
- the LOC107960475 gene encoding uncharacterized protein, whose translation is MEVQHFSHHHPLVFIQDHSVASKPGLCLGCEKPVEGWSYGCNQCEFYLHKGCAELELGPQIQHPFHPEHPLTLLPQSPYGGAKLVQFVLLQCAELPLEINHAYDRKHPLILLPQPPTHPRKCSCSLCKIQWSGFVYSCSLCNFHLSLADFFSQQTLTDASHEHPWMLISRKMSFICDFCGTAGEHSPCYCATCHLLVHKNCISLPRHIMITRHYHTISLSYFIGELMVASEIKHSYHDHNLRLIFSGKTKDDDSQCDGCTRPISTPFYSCKQCKFFLHKDYAELPKEMRHPFHKHLLTLPNSHNEDNISWCCACCRWYQGFSYRCYRDCSFRIDIHCMLFSDTLKHPCHEHLLFLVHNNEGTSCSACFKRLDSGAVAYRCMKRCDFNLDVGCATLPFTAWYKYDRHPLTLTYSYDSEPSRLHCDLCEKKREPYHWFYYCADCDNSLHLNCAVEDLPYMKLGNKLEFYHPHPVTVVKNIWNCPPCKVCGELCNGQALKCKEFECNFTVHWGCRWRLK
- the LOC107961142 gene encoding probable glutathione S-transferase, yielding MQRLKIAFKLTKNNQTRDQTSHTMDDEVKLFGFWASTFSLRVIWALKLKGVDYEYIDEDIPHNKSELLLKYNPVYKKIPVLVHGGKPIAESLVILEYIDEVWPQSPLLPKDAYERSVARFWAKFIDEKIRPMWEFFHKFGEEQQKAMDNNFKILRTIEEHGLGDKKFFGGDQIGIADIVFGMVIHYFAPMEDVMGVKFIKVDTFPRLHAWMRHFSEHPGIKDNVPDYSRVVDYLKGYLDIINGMQKG